In a single window of the Calypte anna isolate BGI_N300 unplaced genomic scaffold, bCalAnn1_v1.p scaffold_44_arrow_ctg1, whole genome shotgun sequence genome:
- the DRC1 gene encoding dynein regulatory complex protein 1 — MEKGIENKEKGVKMKGLKSKKGVEKMERGLENKEKGLEKMEKRMGKMEKGQENREKVWRTLEIDDEDDQYELVDFFLKYKAQEVALGQSWGSRGGEDLTYPGGNREDDGFGGHRVKLKASQSSQGSLPAVAIQPDDVLKILKVFVQDFSKLRSLRLKDGAGKEMLQVRDSSKDGEYWESLAQVIPEATLKLWDALAVALEEYYKVLTCRANLLAEVATLDQQNTELCLLLEEYLNSGVNSSLICPPMQWMDLDLSCPKPKMGQEL; from the exons atggagaaggggATAGAGAACAAGGAGAAGGGTGTGAAGATGAAGGGTCTGAAGAGTAAGAAGGGTGTGGAGAAGATGGaaaggggtctggagaacaaggaaaagggtttggagaagatggagaagaggATGGGAAAAATGGAGAAGGGTCAGGAGAATAgagagaaggtctggaga ACCCTGGAGATCGATGATGAGGATGACCAGTATGAACTGGTGGATTTTTTCCTGAAGTACAAAGCCCAGGAGGTGGCTCTTGGCCAG agctggggcagcagaggTGGAGAAGATCTCACGTATCCAGGTGGGAACAGGGAGGACGATGGATTTGGTGGCCACAGGGTCAAGCTCAAAGCCTCTCAGAGCTCCCAGGGCTCCCTTCCAGCTGTGGCCATCCAGCCTGATGATGTCCTGAAGATCCTGAAGGTTTTTGTGCAGGATTTCAGCAAGCTGAG gtccctcaggttgaaggatggagcagggaaggagatgCTGCAGGTACGGGACAGCTCGAAGGATGGGGAATACTGGGAATCCCTGGCACAGGTGATCCCTGAGGCCACCTTGAAGCTGTGGGATGCACTGGCAGTGGCACTGGAGGAATATTA CAAGGTCCTGACGTGCAGGGCCAACCTGTTGGCCGAGGTGGCCACCTTGGACCAGCAGAacacagagctgtgcctgctgctggaggagtACCTCAACTCTGGG GTCAACAGTTCCCTGATCTGTCCTCCCATGCAATGGATGGACCTTGACCTCTCCTGCCCCAAGCCAAAAATGGGGCAGGAGCTTTAG